TTGATAAGTGTAAAAATTCCCCTAAAAAGGCTCTTTTCTTTGTAAAAAAGACCATTGAAAACAACTGGTCTCGTTCCATGTTGCTTACGTTTCTTGATACAGACCTGTATGAGCGTGAAGGTAGAGCCGTTACTAACTTTACAACGACTTTACCTAAGGAGCAGGGGGACTTGGCTCGTGAATTGACTCGAGACCCGTATTGCTTTGACTTTGTGGAAGTTCGTAGCGATTTTGAGGAACGGGAATTGAAAGACGCTCTGCTCAAGAATATTGAAATGTTCCTGATGGAACTTGGTCGCGGTTTTGCCTACATGGGGCGAGAATATCGTTTGCAGGTCGGTGCAACTGAACAATTTCTGGATATGCTTTTTTACAACACCAAGTTGCATTGCTATGTGGTAGTTGAAGTGAAAACAGGGAAGTTTGAACCTGCTTACATTGGACAACTTAGCACTTACGTGGTGGCTGTGAATCACTTGTTGAAAAGTCCAGAAGACAAGCCTACGCTTGGTATTTTGGTGTGTAAGGACAAGGACGAAGTTCTTGCGCAATATTCCTTGGAGGGTTCAGTCAATCCCATTGCCATTTCAGAATTTGAATTGTCAAAAATTTACCCGAAGGATTTCAAGAGTTGCCTGCCCTCTATCAAGGAACTGGAAGATCAGTTAAATGGATGAATATTTTCAAAGGAGATACTATGCCCAGAAAAAATCCAAGTTCACAAAATGCAGTTTCCATTCCGGTGGCTGTTGATACAATCAAATCGGCCATTCTGCAAAGCCAGTACATGGCGGCTAGTTCCACCAACAAGATTCAGTTGGCGTTGTACTTTTCGGTGGGACGATTTGTTTCCCTGAATACGCGTTACGGGCGTTGGGGTGGCAATGCAATCAAGCAGATTAGTGAACGCTTGCAGAAGGAACTGCCGGGTTTGCGCGGTTTTTCGGAACGTAGTATTAAGTATATGCGGACCTTTTTTGAGGAGTGGCATCCGGCTGAAAACGTGTCTAATTCGGCAATCGTAATTGCCGAATTGGCGAATTTGAACGAATTTAGTCAATTTTATGGTTTTGATGCCATTTCATTCACTCATCACATCAATATTTTGACGGGTGCAAAGTCTCGGGAGGAGCGCCTTTTTTACATCGAGCGTTGCGCCAAAAATTCCTGGACGGTTGAATTTTTGAAGTCCGAGATCAAGTCTGGCGCTTACCATCACCAGGGGCAAATGTCAAACAATTTTTCTTCCACTTTGAATAGTCCCCAGTCGGCGCTGCAGGCAATTTCCATGTTCAAGGATGAATATCTGTTGGACTTTATGAATGTGGAGGAACTTGGCGAACGGGATAAATCCCTTGTAGATGAGCGCGTTGTTGAGAATGGAATTATCCATAACATCAAAAATTTCATCATGAAATTTGGCAAGGATTTTGCATTCATCGGGAATCAGTACCATCTTGAAAAGTTCGGTGAAGATCAGTATATTGACTTGCTTTTTTACAATCGCGAGTTGAATGCGCTCGTTGCCTTTGAATTGAAGATGGGAGATTTTAAGCCTGCATACTTGGGACAGTTAAGCAGTTACCTTCGCATTCTCGATGACGAAGTGCGCAAGCCTCATGAAGAACCGTCCATTGGAATTGTTCTTTGCAAGAATGCGAACAAGGCATTTGTGGAATATGTCATCCAGGATTATAACCACCCTATGGGCGTTGCCACTTACAAGCTGATGCAAGAAAAACTGCAAAAGGTCTTGCCGAATGAAGAAGAACTGAAGAAACTGCTGTAAAAATTTCCAACCATTAGTTGGAGATCTTATAAATTATATTTGTTCTCAATTAAGAGGCCTTTATGAAAAATTTTATTGCGAAGATGGGTGCTGTTCTGTTTGTGCTTTGGGCTGCATCGGTAAGCCATGCAGGAACCCTAAAGGATACCCGTGACGGCAAGACCTATAAGACTGTAAAGATTGGAGACCAGGTTTGGATGGCGGAAAACCTGAATTATCAGACTGGCGAAAGCAAGTGCTACGAGAACAAGCCTGAAAACTGCGAAAAGTATGGCCGCCTTTATGTTTGGAGAGAGGCTGTGACTGCCTGCCCCGATGGCTGGCACCTGCCCAATAAGCAGGAACTTGAAGACCTTGTGACTCTGGCCGGTCAAAAGGCTGGTGATATTGGCAAGGCAGGAACCGTACTGAAATCCAAAACCGGCTGGAATGAATATGAGGGCAAAAGCGGAAACGGCACCGATGCCCTCGGCTTTAGGGCGTTGCCTGCAGGCGCCTACTGCAGCCCCTTCGACGCCTTCAACATCGAGGGCAGCAGCGCAGGCTTCTGGTCTTCTACGGGGGACAATAGTAACGGCGCGTACGACCTGGATTTGTTCTACAACCGCGAGCTTGCCGGCGTGAACTACGACGGTAAGGATAACGGCTTCTCAGTTCGTTGTGTCAGGAATAACTAAAAATACCCCCTAATTTGAATGGCACGATTTTGTTTTGATTGTACTTGCATTTAAGATGAATGTTTAGTATATTTTCTTTCAGACAGGGTGACAGAGCCGCCACCTGAGAAAAAAAAGAAAGCTCAAATTGATGACAGGGTGGTAGAGCGACCACCTGAGATAAAAAAGAAAGCTCATTAGATGAACCGTTTCTTATATCAACTATAAGGAACGGTTTTTTGTTTTTTTAAACCCTTGGTAGTTGATGAAAGAAAGAATTAAACCGGTGATGGCCTTGTTGTCTTCTCAGTTTTATGAACGCAATAAGGAAAATACAGAAATTTTATCTAAGCAGAATCGTCCTTATTTAGTATTGTTGATTGAATATCGTGGACTGAAGTTTGCGATACCATTTCGATCGCATATTCAACATACTCATGCCTACAAGTTTCAGGGCGAGGGCTCTCAAAGAAAAGCTTCTGGCTTAGACTTTAGTAAAAGCGTCTTGGTTGCGAGTGATGATGAAATAGGACCACCAGCGCATTTGATCCCTGCTGAGCGTA
The genomic region above belongs to Fibrobacter sp. and contains:
- a CDS encoding PDDEXK nuclease domain-containing protein translates to EDLRREIPNAKGFSPTTLKYAVYFYDLYKDFVAGQNRPQLVDDLNGRIRQQLADDLNNRIRPQLADDLWKIPWDHHRRIIDKCKNSPKKALFFVKKTIENNWSRSMLLTFLDTDLYEREGRAVTNFTTTLPKEQGDLARELTRDPYCFDFVEVRSDFEERELKDALLKNIEMFLMELGRGFAYMGREYRLQVGATEQFLDMLFYNTKLHCYVVVEVKTGKFEPAYIGQLSTYVVAVNHLLKSPEDKPTLGILVCKDKDEVLAQYSLEGSVNPIAISEFELSKIYPKDFKSCLPSIKELEDQLNG
- a CDS encoding PDDEXK nuclease domain-containing protein, which gives rise to MPRKNPSSQNAVSIPVAVDTIKSAILQSQYMAASSTNKIQLALYFSVGRFVSLNTRYGRWGGNAIKQISERLQKELPGLRGFSERSIKYMRTFFEEWHPAENVSNSAIVIAELANLNEFSQFYGFDAISFTHHINILTGAKSREERLFYIERCAKNSWTVEFLKSEIKSGAYHHQGQMSNNFSSTLNSPQSALQAISMFKDEYLLDFMNVEELGERDKSLVDERVVENGIIHNIKNFIMKFGKDFAFIGNQYHLEKFGEDQYIDLLFYNRELNALVAFELKMGDFKPAYLGQLSSYLRILDDEVRKPHEEPSIGIVLCKNANKAFVEYVIQDYNHPMGVATYKLMQEKLQKVLPNEEELKKLL
- a CDS encoding fibrobacter succinogenes major paralogous domain-containing protein, producing MKNFIAKMGAVLFVLWAASVSHAGTLKDTRDGKTYKTVKIGDQVWMAENLNYQTGESKCYENKPENCEKYGRLYVWREAVTACPDGWHLPNKQELEDLVTLAGQKAGDIGKAGTVLKSKTGWNEYEGKSGNGTDALGFRALPAGAYCSPFDAFNIEGSSAGFWSSTGDNSNGAYDLDLFYNRELAGVNYDGKDNGFSVRCVRNN